In Burkholderiales bacterium, a genomic segment contains:
- the msbA gene encoding lipid A export permease/ATP-binding protein MsbA has product MRALSSTQLYFRLLRHVRPYWAIFALSILGMLISAATEVALPAAIKPFLDGTFIDKDPFLIRWMPVLLVVIFLVRGIGQYIGQYASTWVGNKVVMDLRDRMFRRMLALPLGYFHDHASGNLVSRFTYDVTQVAQAATQAVTVLVRDSLSIVGLVAYLLYLNWKLTLISLLMVPPIALVVRVFNFRLRHMSRATQAAMGDLTQVVQESIDCNKVVKIFGGQDYETARFNATSNRLRGFQMKHTAAAAANVPIVQLLAAIATAVVIYYATLQAQQDATTVGGFVSFLAAMLMVTAPLKRLTGVAEHLQRGLAAAESVFALVDEPPERDAGRVTLDRAAGEIRFEHVTFRYPRSARPALRDINLTVRVGETVALVGSSGSGKTTLANLIPRFYRPDSGRILLDGHDLDSLTLASLRANIALVSQEVALFNDTVAANIAYGTNAGADRKDIERAAEAAHAMEFIRAMPQGLDTLIGENGMRLSGGQRQRLAIARTILKNAPVLILDEATSALDSESEKHVQAALEELMRNRTTVVIAHRLSTIEKAHRIVVLDEGRIAETGSHAELLARGGIYARLYHIQFALGAVQASPALASTGSA; this is encoded by the coding sequence ATGCGAGCGCTGAGCAGCACGCAGCTGTACTTCCGGCTGTTGCGCCATGTCCGGCCCTACTGGGCCATCTTTGCACTCTCCATCCTGGGCATGCTGATCAGCGCCGCGACCGAGGTGGCGCTGCCCGCAGCGATCAAGCCGTTTCTCGACGGCACCTTCATCGACAAGGACCCCTTTCTCATCCGCTGGATGCCGGTGTTGCTGGTGGTGATCTTCCTGGTGCGGGGCATCGGCCAGTACATCGGCCAGTACGCCAGCACCTGGGTCGGAAACAAGGTCGTGATGGATCTGCGCGACCGGATGTTCCGCCGCATGCTGGCGCTGCCGCTCGGCTACTTTCACGACCACGCCTCGGGCAACCTCGTCTCGCGCTTCACCTACGACGTGACCCAGGTCGCCCAGGCGGCCACACAGGCCGTCACGGTGCTGGTGCGCGATTCGCTGTCCATCGTCGGGTTGGTCGCCTACCTGCTGTACCTGAACTGGAAGCTCACGCTGATCTCGCTGCTCATGGTTCCGCCGATCGCGCTGGTTGTGCGGGTGTTCAACTTCCGGCTGCGCCACATGAGCCGGGCGACGCAGGCGGCGATGGGCGATCTGACGCAGGTGGTCCAGGAGAGCATCGACTGCAACAAGGTGGTGAAGATCTTCGGCGGGCAGGACTACGAGACCGCGCGCTTCAACGCCACCAGCAACCGCTTGCGCGGTTTTCAGATGAAGCACACCGCCGCAGCCGCGGCGAACGTGCCCATCGTCCAGTTGCTGGCCGCGATCGCCACCGCGGTGGTGATCTACTACGCCACGCTCCAAGCCCAGCAGGACGCCACGACCGTGGGCGGCTTCGTCTCCTTCCTTGCTGCGATGCTGATGGTCACGGCGCCGCTCAAGCGCCTGACCGGCGTGGCGGAGCACCTGCAGCGCGGCTTGGCCGCGGCCGAAAGCGTGTTCGCCCTGGTCGACGAGCCGCCGGAACGCGACGCCGGCCGCGTGACGCTCGACCGCGCTGCCGGCGAGATCCGCTTCGAGCACGTAACCTTCCGGTACCCGCGCAGCGCGCGACCGGCGCTGCGCGATATCAATCTCACGGTCCGCGTGGGCGAGACCGTCGCGCTGGTCGGCTCCTCGGGCAGCGGCAAGACCACGCTCGCCAATCTCATTCCGCGCTTCTACCGTCCGGATTCCGGGCGCATTCTGCTTGACGGCCACGATTTGGACTCGCTCACACTGGCGAGCCTGCGCGCCAACATCGCGCTCGTCAGCCAGGAGGTCGCCCTGTTCAACGACACGGTGGCGGCCAACATCGCCTACGGCACCAACGCCGGCGCCGACCGCAAGGACATTGAGCGCGCTGCCGAGGCAGCACACGCAATGGAATTCATCCGCGCCATGCCCCAGGGGCTCGACACGCTGATCGGCGAGAACGGAATGCGTCTCTCCGGCGGGCAGCGCCAGCGCCTGGCGATCGCCCGCACGATCTTGAAGAACGCCCCGGTCCTGATCCTCGACGAAGCGACCTCGGCGCTCGACTCGGAATCGGAAAAGCACGTGCAGGCCGCGCTGGAGGAGTTGATGCGCAACCGTACCACGGTGGTCATCGCGCACCGGCTTTCGACGATCGAGAAGGCGCATCGGATCGTCGTGTTGGACGAAGGGCGGATCGCCGAGACCGGGTCGCATGCCGAGCTGCTGGCGCGGGGCGGCATCTACGCACGCCTCTACCACATCCAGTTCGCGCTGGGCGCCGTGCAGGCGAGCCCGGCGCTTGCTTCGACTGGTAGCGCCTGA